From a region of the Castanea sativa cultivar Marrone di Chiusa Pesio chromosome 10, ASM4071231v1 genome:
- the LOC142612615 gene encoding ankyrin repeat-containing protein ITN1-like, producing MQWEIKWYEFVKNKVPKLFRYQLNQNKETPDEIFNRTHVELVKKGSDWLNKTSESCSVVAALIVTVAFAASTTIPGNINEDKGKPNLEGKSGLSIFAYSSLIALFFSTTALFSFLSIVTERYKQKDFHFKLPTRILIGLSALFISIVSMLVSFSAGHSFMLENKLKDKTFNVYAGLTCLPIICFILQQLPLCLDYTMANFHEVPPSSYKAITL from the exons ATGCAGTGGGAAATCAAGTGGTATGAG TTTGTAAAAAACAAGGTGCCGAAACTCTTCCGTTATCAACTCAACCAGAACAAAGAGACCCCTGATGAAATCTTCAACCGCACCCATGTGGAATTAGTCAAAAAAGGAAGTGATTGGCTAAACAAAACCTCTGAATCCTGCTCAGTTGTGGCTGCACTCATTGTCACTGTTGCCTTTGCGGCATCGACCACTATCCCAGGTAATATCAACGAGGATAAAGGGAAGCCAAACCTTGAAGGCAAATCGGGGCTCTCCATCTTTGCCTACTCCTCGCTAATTGCCTTGTTCTTCTCCACCACTGCTTTGTTCTCGTTTCTCTCCATTGTTACTGAACGATACAAACAGAAAGATTTCCACTTCAAGTTGCCAACGAGAATTCTGATTGGCTTATCTGCGCTCTTCATATCCATTGTGTCGATGTTGGTTTCTTTTTCTGCTGGACATTCCTTTATGCTTGAGAATAAACTGAAAGACAAAACCTTTAACGTATATGCAGGACTGACATGCCTGCCGATAATCTGTTTTATCTTACAACAGCTTCCGCTCTGCCTTGATTATACAATGGCTAACTTCCACGAGGTGCCTCCGTCGAGCTACAAGGCAATTACTCTCTAA